A region of Vigna radiata var. radiata cultivar VC1973A chromosome 6, Vradiata_ver6, whole genome shotgun sequence DNA encodes the following proteins:
- the LOC106763158 gene encoding homeobox-DDT domain protein RLT2 isoform X1: protein MKESSKLQSEENKVSNDKNKKRKLKTQSQLFALETFYDEHKYPTEEMKAELAEKLRLTEKQISGWFCHRRLKDKRLMKDEAVANGRQDRSSGVIQDRGSGLGQDSCGSSKHADYRYLDAKEVESHDFYNNEISVADMTHRHRSHYPENVSAVDDTSSESSSFLQERAFAQGQDPYDMEPSRHLTPNGALPPLNPKGAVNLGYKPSGYLKVKGEIEHAAITAVKKQLGRHYEEDGPLLGIEFDPLPPGAFECQTEDPANETFCVANPPLLNSPEISAAKKHNLSSRYDSHYTKFNSQDLHVERADFGSLHESDFQDKQDKKARQNIKQRQPYYGYTNHVSGRNPFPDLYEDSTGEASGYNSAKNHRMSTKHGVEGMRSDSASNHSDHFEEKLAVKTKDLMLHGYDKINPKRIQKSGHVKSKPSSSIRSSRVPVDTEERGLSARMAKEEMIKVEQKAKNTYRDVDGAGRLSNEILVAKRAKVDMLQQYHVKPSPVAEMEKRKIHRSAAEMPSSFSEDETAETSSSLDY from the exons ATGAAAG AATCAAGTAAACTGCaatcagaagaaaataaagtctccaatgataaaaataagaaaagaaagctGAAAACACAATCCCAACTTTTTGCCTTGGAGACATTTTATGATG AGCACAAGTACCCCACAGAGGAAATGAAAGCAGAACTTGCTGAGAAGTTACGATTGACAGAAAAGCAAATATCTGGGTGGTTTTGCCACAGAAGGTTAAAGGATAAAAGATTGATGAAAGACGAAGCTGTCGCTAATGGACGGCAAGATCGTTCAAGTGGTGTCATCCAGGATCGTGGCAGTGGACTTGGGCAAGATTCTTGTGGAAGCAGTAAACATGCTGATTATAGGTATCTGGATGCTAAGGAGGTTGAGAGCCATGACTTCTACAACAACGAAATTTCTGTTGCAGACATGACACACAGACATAGGAGCCATTATCCTGAAAATGTTAGTGCAGTGGATGACACATCATCTGAGAGCAGCTCCTTTTTGCAAGAAAGGGCTTTTGCTCAAGGTCAGGATCCATATGATATGGAGCCTTCTAGACATCTTACACCTAACGGAGCTCTACCACCCCTGAATCCCAAAGGTGCAGTTAACCTGGGATACAAACCATCAGGATATTTGAAAGTGAAGGGTGAGATAGAACATGCAGCTATAACTGCTGTTAAGAAGCAATTAGGAAGGCATTACGAGGAAGATGGTCCACTACTTGGTATAGAATTTGATCCGCTTCCTCCAGGGGCCTTTGAGTGTCAAACTGAAGATCCAGCTAATG AAACATTTTGTGTAGCGAATCCTCCGCTTCTGAATTCTCCAGAAATCTCTGCTGCAAAAAAACACAATCTTAGCTCT AGATATGATTCGCATTATACTAAATTTAATTCCCAAGATTTGCATGTGGAACGAGCTGACTTTGGCTCCTTGCATGAATCTGATTTCCAGGATAAACAAGATAAGAAAGCCCGTCAGAATATAAAACAAAGGCAACCTTACTATGGTTATACCAATCATGTTTCGGGAAGGAACCCTTTCCCAGATTTGTATGAAGATTCTACTGGAGAAGCATCTGGCTATAACAGTGCTAAGAATCATAGAATGAGCACCAAGCACGGGGTTGAGGGGATGCGATCTGATTCTGCTTCTAACCATAGTGATCACTTTGAGGAGAAGCTTGCGGTCAAGACGAAAGACTTGATGCTGCACGGTTATGATAAGATCAATCCAAAGAGAATACAAAAGAGTGGACACGTTAAATCTAAACCTTCTAGTTCAATCCGTAGTTCCCGTGTTCCCGTAGATACTGAGGAAAGGGGATTATCTGCTAGGATGGCAAAG GAAGAGATGATTAAGGTGGAGCAGAAAGCAAAAAATACATACCGCGATGTAGATGGAGCAGGGAGGCTTTCAAATGAAATTCTG GTTGCAAAGAGAGCTAAAGTTGACATGCTTCAACAATACCATGTGAAACCATCACCTGTTGCTGAGATggagaaaaggaaaattcaCAG ATCTGCTGCAGAGATGCCTTCTAGCTTTAGTGAGGATGAAACTGCTGAAACCAGTTCCTCACTAGATTATTAA
- the LOC106763158 gene encoding homeobox-DDT domain protein RLT1 isoform X2, giving the protein MKESSKLQSEENKVSNDKNKKRKLKTQSQLFALETFYDEHKYPTEEMKAELAEKLRLTEKQISGWFCHRRLKDKRLMKDEAVANGRQDRSSGVIQDRGSGLGQDSCGSSKHADYRYLDAKEVESHDFYNNEISVADMTHRHRSHYPENVSAVDDTSSESSSFLQERAFAQGQDPYDMEPSRHLTPNGALPPLNPKGAVNLGYKPSGYLKVKGEIEHAAITAVKKQLGRHYEEDGPLLGIEFDPLPPGAFECQTEDPANETFCVANPPLLNSPEISAAKKHNLSSDKQDKKARQNIKQRQPYYGYTNHVSGRNPFPDLYEDSTGEASGYNSAKNHRMSTKHGVEGMRSDSASNHSDHFEEKLAVKTKDLMLHGYDKINPKRIQKSGHVKSKPSSSIRSSRVPVDTEERGLSARMAKEEMIKVEQKAKNTYRDVDGAGRLSNEILVAKRAKVDMLQQYHVKPSPVAEMEKRKIHRSAAEMPSSFSEDETAETSSSLDY; this is encoded by the exons ATGAAAG AATCAAGTAAACTGCaatcagaagaaaataaagtctccaatgataaaaataagaaaagaaagctGAAAACACAATCCCAACTTTTTGCCTTGGAGACATTTTATGATG AGCACAAGTACCCCACAGAGGAAATGAAAGCAGAACTTGCTGAGAAGTTACGATTGACAGAAAAGCAAATATCTGGGTGGTTTTGCCACAGAAGGTTAAAGGATAAAAGATTGATGAAAGACGAAGCTGTCGCTAATGGACGGCAAGATCGTTCAAGTGGTGTCATCCAGGATCGTGGCAGTGGACTTGGGCAAGATTCTTGTGGAAGCAGTAAACATGCTGATTATAGGTATCTGGATGCTAAGGAGGTTGAGAGCCATGACTTCTACAACAACGAAATTTCTGTTGCAGACATGACACACAGACATAGGAGCCATTATCCTGAAAATGTTAGTGCAGTGGATGACACATCATCTGAGAGCAGCTCCTTTTTGCAAGAAAGGGCTTTTGCTCAAGGTCAGGATCCATATGATATGGAGCCTTCTAGACATCTTACACCTAACGGAGCTCTACCACCCCTGAATCCCAAAGGTGCAGTTAACCTGGGATACAAACCATCAGGATATTTGAAAGTGAAGGGTGAGATAGAACATGCAGCTATAACTGCTGTTAAGAAGCAATTAGGAAGGCATTACGAGGAAGATGGTCCACTACTTGGTATAGAATTTGATCCGCTTCCTCCAGGGGCCTTTGAGTGTCAAACTGAAGATCCAGCTAATG AAACATTTTGTGTAGCGAATCCTCCGCTTCTGAATTCTCCAGAAATCTCTGCTGCAAAAAAACACAATCTTAGCTCT GATAAACAAGATAAGAAAGCCCGTCAGAATATAAAACAAAGGCAACCTTACTATGGTTATACCAATCATGTTTCGGGAAGGAACCCTTTCCCAGATTTGTATGAAGATTCTACTGGAGAAGCATCTGGCTATAACAGTGCTAAGAATCATAGAATGAGCACCAAGCACGGGGTTGAGGGGATGCGATCTGATTCTGCTTCTAACCATAGTGATCACTTTGAGGAGAAGCTTGCGGTCAAGACGAAAGACTTGATGCTGCACGGTTATGATAAGATCAATCCAAAGAGAATACAAAAGAGTGGACACGTTAAATCTAAACCTTCTAGTTCAATCCGTAGTTCCCGTGTTCCCGTAGATACTGAGGAAAGGGGATTATCTGCTAGGATGGCAAAG GAAGAGATGATTAAGGTGGAGCAGAAAGCAAAAAATACATACCGCGATGTAGATGGAGCAGGGAGGCTTTCAAATGAAATTCTG GTTGCAAAGAGAGCTAAAGTTGACATGCTTCAACAATACCATGTGAAACCATCACCTGTTGCTGAGATggagaaaaggaaaattcaCAG ATCTGCTGCAGAGATGCCTTCTAGCTTTAGTGAGGATGAAACTGCTGAAACCAGTTCCTCACTAGATTATTAA